Within Calidithermus timidus DSM 17022, the genomic segment TTCGAGGCGTCGGTGTACGTGCTGAAGCGGGAGGAAGGGGGGCGGCACACGGGCTTTTTCACCAACTACCGGCCGCAGTTCTACTTCCGCACGACGGACGTGACGGGGGTGGTGGAGTTGCCCAAGGGGGTGGAGATGGTGATGCCCGGGGACAACGTGACCTTCACCGTCGAGCTGATCAAGCCCATCGCCATGGAGGAGGGGCTGCGCTTCGCCATCCGGGAGGGTGGTCGCACCGTCGGTGCCGGGGTCGTCGCCAAGATCATCGAGTAAACTGAGTGCTTGCGGGTGAGCCCAGCCAGTTGCCGGGGCATGGCGTTGGCTGGGCAACCGCCCTGAGAAGTGCTCCGCGGGCATTCTCATCAGCCTGTGGGGCAAAGAAGGTGAGAGAAGATGGCTAGCGATGTAAGGATCAAGCTCCTGCTCGAGTGCACCGAGTGCAAGCGCCGTAACTACGCGACCGAGAAGAACCGGCGTAACACCACAGGCAAGCTCGAGCTCAAGAAGTTCTGTCCCTGGTGCAACAAGCACCTGCCGCACAAAGAAGTCAAGGTTTGAGGGGTCGGGAGGTTCTCGTGGCAGAACGTACCGATACCCCTCGCCGTCCTTTCTTTCAGCGGATCGTCAACTACTTCCGCGAGGCCCGTGCGGAGCTGGCCAGGGTGACTTGGCCTACCCGCGAGGAGATCATCCAATCTACCCAGGCCATCTTGCTCTTCGCGTTCTTCGCCATGGTCATCCTGGGCCTCTACGACCTGGTCTTCCGCTTCCTGACGGGGCTGATCAACCGATGAGCATCGAATGGTATGCGGTCCACACCTACGTGGGCTACGAAGACAAAGTCAAGCAGAACCTCGAGAAGCGGATCAAAGCCCTGAACATGCAGGACAAGATCTTTCAGGTGCTTATCCCGACGGAAGAGGTGGTGGAGCACCGCGAGGGCGGCAAGAAGGAAGTGGTCCGCCGCAAGCTCTACCCTGGCTACGTCTATGTCCAGGTCGACCTCGGGGATGAGGCTGGTGAAGTCAACGAAGCCTACGAAGTGGTGCGGGGTACCCCCGGAGTCACCGGATTCGTGGGTACAGCGACTCATCCGGTGCCGCTGAGCCCCGACGAGGTGCAGCACCTGCTGGAAGTCAGCGGGTTGGCTGGCAAGAAAGAGACCCCCAAACCTCAGGTTTCCTTCAAGGAAGGCGAGGTGGTGCGGGTCATCAGCGGACCCTTCGCCGACTTTACGGGAGTGGTCAGCGAGATCAACCCTGAGCGCAACAAGGTCAAGGTGCTGGTCTCCATCTTTGGGCGCGAGACCCCTGTGGAACTCGACTTTGCCCAGGTGGTTCGCTCCTAAGGAGCCCTTAGCCTCCGATCCCCAGCGCCTTCGTGGCGCAGGCGATAACACCTCGAATTTCGAGGGAGCCAAAGGAGAAACAAATGAAGAAGGTACAAGCAGTCGTCAAACTCCAGCTTCCCGCTGGAAAAGCAACCCCCGCACCGCCCGTAGGCCCTGCGCTGGGTCAACACGGCGCCAACATCATGGAGTTCGTCAAGGCCTTCAACGCGGCCTCGGCCAACATGGGCGATGCCATCGTACCGGTGGAGATCACCATCTACTCCGACCGTTCCTTCACCTTCATCACCAAGACCCCGCCCGCTTCCTACCTCATCCGCAAGGCTGCCGGCATCGAGAAAGGCAGCCAGAAGCCGGGTCGCGAGAAGGTGGGTAAGATCACTTGGGAGCAGTGCCTGGCCATTGCCAAGCAGAAGATGGCCGACATGAACGCCACTGACCTGGAGGCCGCCGCACACCAAATCGCCGGTTCAGCCCGCAGCATGGGCTTGGAAGTCGTGGGGGTGCCCAATGCCTAAGCACGGGAAGCGTTACCGCGCTTTGCTCGAGAAGGTGGACCTCAACAAGACCTACACCATCGAGGAAGCCGCCGCCCTGATTCCCCAGATCAAGTCAGCCCGCTTCGACGAAACCGTCGAGGTGCACATCAAGCTGGGGATTGATGCCAAGAAGTCCGACCAGAACGTCCGTTCCACCGTGGCTCTGCCCCACGGCACGGGCCGCAGCGTGCGGGTGCTCGCCATTGCCAAGGGCGAGAAGATCACGGAGGCCCGCGAGGCCGGGGCCGACATTGCCGCCGGCGAGGAGATCATCCAAGAGATCCTCGATGGCCGCTCCGACTTCGACGCCGTGGTCGCCACCCCCGATGTGATGGGTGCGGTGGGTTCCAAGCTGGGTCGCGTGCTCGGTCCTAAGGGTCTGCTGCCCAACCCCAAGGCCGGTACCGTGGGCTTTAACATCGGCGAGATGGTCAAGGCCATCAAGGCCGGCCGTATTGAGTTCCGCAACGACAAGACCGGCGTGGTTCACGGCCCCGTGGGCAAGGCCAGCTTCACTCCCAACCAGATCGCCGAGAACGTGCGGGCCTTCCTCAAGGCGGTGGAGGGCGTGAAGCCCGAAGGGGCCAAGGGTACCTACCTGCGCACCGTCTACATCACCACCACCATGGGCCCCAGCATTCGGGTCAACCCCAACAGCTAGAGTGGTTCCCACCAATACCGCCTACAGCGCCCCCTTGCTGTAGGCGCTAATTTACGTTGCACCGCGTGCGGCGATAAAGGCCTTACCGTCAAAGCCCTCTACAGCGGGGCTTTTTCAAAGTGCCAGTGGCCAGGAGGCCTCGAGGCTCAAGGGCTGACGAGCCCTAGCGCTCGAGCCCGCACCGGGACGGCTTATACCGGATTCAAAAAGATACTCATCAGCCACTCTGCGCCCGCTTGGTCTTGTGGGTGGGCTTGGCGCTCCAGGGGTCTTCGGGCCAGGGGTGCTTGTTGTAGCGGCCTCGCAACTCCTTGCGAACTTCGGGGTAGGTGGTGTTCCAGAAGCTGCGCAGGTCCTGCGTCACCTGGATGGGGCGCTGGGCGGGGGAGAGCAAGTGGAGCATCACGGGGGTGCGGCCCGCGTTGATGCGAGGGGTGTCGGCGAGGCCGAAGAGTTCCTGGAGCTTGACCGCCAGGACGGGGGGGCTGCCGTCGGGGGAGTAGGTGAGGCGCACCAGCGAACCGCTGGGCACCTCGAGCCGCGTGGGGGCCAGCTCGTCGAGCCGAGCGGGCAGGGGCCAGGGCAGCAGGCCGGTGAGGATGGAGGCCAGCTCGAGCCGGGCGAAGTCCTCGCGGCGCGAGACCCGGCCCAGCCAGGGGGCCAGCCAGTGCTCGAGGGTCTGAAGCAGGTGCTCATCGGAAACGTCGGGCCACTCCTCGCCGTTCCAGCGACGCAGGCTGAGCACGCGGGCTTGCCACTGGCGCAGCTGCTCGGTCCAGGGCAGCAGCCCCAGTCCTTCAGAGCGCACCACCTCCAGCAGGATTTCGACCCGCTTGCCTTCGGGGATCTCCCGCAAGGGCTCGCTGCTCAGCGTTACCTCGCCGATGCGGCGCTCGCGACGGGCGACCAGGGCTCCTGCCCGGTAATTCCACTCCACCACCCCAGTCTCGCGGGCGAAGGGCTCGAGGTCTTTGGGGTGTACGGGAGCGGCCAGGAAGATGCGGCCTTCGTCGCTCCCGGCGTCGAGGTGGGCCACGCTGAGCCACGCGGAGCCCAGCAGAGGGTCGCCCTCCTCCAGCCGCACCCCCCGGCCCGCGGAGAGGCGGTAGCGGTGGGGGTCGCCCTCGCGCTGGCGGGCCAGGCGGTCGGGGTAGGCCAGGGCCAGCAGCAGTCCGACGCTATGGGGGTCGGGGGGGGCGTCGTCGGCGGCGACGCCCAGCATCCGCCGCCACTGCTGGCTCAGGCGCTCGATGCGGGCGAGCAGGGCCGCCTCGGCGCGGTGGGGGCTCGAGCCCTTGCCCCGCCACTGCCGCAGGGCCTCGACCCGCAGGCTTAGGTCGGCCCCGGCGCCGCGGGGGAGGGGGTCGCGCTCCTCGAGCAGCGCGGCCACGTCGGCGGCGAGGGCCTCGAGGCCCAGGCGCTGCGACTCGAGCAGCAGGTGGGCCAGGCGGGGGTGGGTGGGCCACTCCAGCATCGCGCGGCCCCGCTCGGTGAGGCGGCCTTCCTCGAGCGCTCCCAGCGCCTCCAACAGGGCCCGAGCCTGCCGCAGGGCGCCGGGCGGGGGTGGCGTGACCCAGCCCAGGCCGGAGGTCTCCTGCACGCCCCAACCGGCCAGCTCGAGCAGCAGCGGGGCGAGGTCGGCCTCGAGGATCTCCGGCTTCCGCTGGGGTTGCAAGGTGGCGTGGGTGGCCTCGCTCCACAGCCGGTAGGCGACGCCCGGCCCCAGCCGCCCGGCCCGCCCGGCCCGCTGATCGGCGGAGTCTTGGGTGAGGCGCACGGTCTCGAGGCGGGTCAGGCCGCTCCTCGAGTCGAAGCGGGGGACCCTGGAGTAGCCCGAGTCCACCACCACCCGCACGCCCTCGATGGTCAGGCTGGTCTCGGCGATGGAGGTCGCCAGTACCACCTTGCGTCGCCCTGAGGGGTCGGGGAGCAGGGCCTGTTGCTGGGCCTCGAGCGATAGGTCGCCGTAAAGGGGCAGCACGCGCACTTCGGGGTGACGCTCCTCCAGCAGGCGCTGGGTACGACGGATCTCGGCGACGCCGGGCAGGAAGGCCAGCACGTCGCCCTCGTGGGCGGCGAGGGCTCTCGAGACCGCCCCCGCCACCGTGCCGGAGATCGGCCCCTCGGGGTCACGGGGGAGGTAGACGCGCTCGACGGGGTACTGCCGCCCCTGCGCCGTGACGACCGGGGCGAGGAGCAGGCGGCTCAGTCCATCGCCGTCGAGCGTGGCCGACATCAGCAGCACGCGCAGGTCCTCGCGCAGCGCGGCCTGCACCTCGCGGGTGAGCACCAGTCCCAGGTCGGCCTGTAGCGAGCGCTCGTGGAACTCGTCGAAGATCACCAGCCCCACGCCCTCGAGGGTGGGGTCGCGCTGCAACTGGCGGGTGAGGATGCCCTCGGTGAGTACCTCGAGGCGCGTCCTGTTGCTCACCCGGCTCTCGAAGCGCACCCGGTAGCCCACCGTCTGGCCCGGCTCCTCGCCCAGCAGGGAAGCCATGCGCTGGGCTACGCTGCGGGCGGCCAGGCGGCGGGGCTCGAGCATGAGGATCTTCTGTCTTGCTAGCCAGGGCTCTTGCAGGAGCTCGAGCGGCGCCACCGTGCTCTTGCCTGCGCCGGGAGGGGCCTGCAGCAGGACGGTGGTGTGCCGGGCGAGGGCTTCGCGGAGGGCTGGGAGGGCCTGGTAGATGGGAAGGTCGGTCATTCAGGCAAAAGTGCCCCGGTAGATGTCGGTGAAGCCAAGGGTCCCCTCGAGGCAAGGAAGCGGTACCTCGGCACTGCCGGTGAGGTCTTGCTGCTGCCAGCGGCCTTCCGTGTCGCGCCAGAAGTGACGTACGGTCATCGTCTCGCTGTCGACGATCAGGTAGGTTTGCAGGCTGGGGATGCTCTGGTAAGCCAGCACCTTTTCGCGCAGGTCCACACCGCGGGTGCTGGGGGAAAGTACCTCGACCAGGATGCAGGGTTCGGTTTCGTAATAGTCGTGGGGCGCCGGCTTGCCGCAAACTGCCATCACGTCGGGGTAGTAGAATGCCTTCTCGAAGTCGGAGGTTTTCGGGCTGCCGATGAGCAATTTCATCTCGGCCATGTGCACTCGGCAGGGCCGGCCCTCGGCCATTCGGCGCAGCGCTACGGCGATGTTGAGCGAGATCAGCGAGTGCTGCTGGCTGGCCCCCGCCGTGGCGTAGACCTGCCCCCCCACGTACTCGCGCTTGAAGGGGCTTTGCGCTTCGGTCTCGAGGTATTCCTCGACCGAAAGAGGCTTGAGTACCGGCCTGACCATGGCTTCAGTCTAGCGCAGGGTGGGGAGGGGGTAGGGGTCGGTCGTCGGCCTTCAGTGCTTCGTCGGGGGCCAGGGCGTACGACCCACGTTCGGCGCCCAGCCTTCAAACGTTATAGCTGCTGCTGCTGGTTTTCCCGCCCCGCCCGGTCCAGTTGCTGTGGAAGAACTGCCCGCGCGGCTTGTCGGTGCGCTCGTAGGTGTGGGCGCCGAAGTAGTCGCGCTGGGCCTGGACCAAGTTGGTGGGGAGGGTGGCGCTGCGGTAGCCGTCGAAGTAGGCCAGCGCGCTGCTGAAGGCCGGGGTCCAGACCCCGTGCAGCACGGCGGTCGCCACCACCTGTCGCCAGGCGGCCTGCGAGCTCTGGATGATCCGGGCGAAGTAGTCGTCGAGCAGCAGGTTTTGCAAGTGGGGGTTTTTGTCGTAGGCCCCCTTGATGTTCTCGAGGAAGCGCGCGCGGATGATGCAACCCTCGCGCCACATCAGGGCGATGGAGCCGTAATCGAGCTCCCAGCCGAACTCCTCCGCGGCCATGCGCATGAGCTGGTAGCCCTGGGCGTAGGAGCAGATTTTGGAGGCGTAGAGCGCTTGCCGCACCTGCTCGACGAAGGCCTGCCGGTCGCCGTGGAACTCGGCCTTGGGCCCCTCGAAGATCCTCGAGGCGGCTACCCGCTCGTCCTTGAGGGCACTGAGGCAGCGGGCGAACACCGCCTCGGCGATGGTGCTGCTGGGGCTGCCGATGTCGAGCGCGGTAACGCTGGTCCACTTGCCCGTGCCCTTCTGGCCGGCGGCGTCGAGGATCACGTCCACCAGGTCTTTGCCGGTCTCCTGGTCCTTCTTGGTGAGGATGTCGGCGGTGATCTCGATGAGGTAGCTGTCGAGCTCGCCTTCGTTCCACCGGGCGAAGATCTCGGCGATCTCGGCGTTGGAGAAGCCCAGCACCGCGCGCAGCAGGCTGTAGGCTTCGGCGATCATCTGCATGTCGCCGTACTCGATGCCGTTGTGCACCATCTTGACGAAGTGGCCTGCCCCGTCCGGTCCCACCCAGTCGCAGCAAGGGGAGCCATCGGCCACCTTGGCCGCGATGGCCTGGAAGATGGGCTTGACGTGCTCCCAGGCCGCCGGATTGCCCCCCGGCATGATCGAGGGGCCGTGCAGCGCACCCTCTTCCCCCCCCGAGACCCCGGCGCCCACGAAGAGCAGGCCCCGCTCGGCCAGGTAGCGGGTGCGGCGGTTGGTGTCGGCGTAGTGGCTGTTGCCCCCGTCGATGACGATGTCGCCGGGCTCCAAGAGGGGCAGCAATTGCTCGATGGTGGCGTCCACGGCGCTGCCCGCTTTGATCATGAGCATGACCTTACGCGGGCGCTCGAGCATCCCCACGAACTCCTCCAGCGAGTATGCGCCCAGGATGCTCTTCCCCGCGGCTCGGCCTTCGACGAACTCCCGCACCTTCTGGGTGGTGCGGTTGTACGCGGCCACGGTGAAGCCCTTGGACGCCATGTTGAGGATGAGGTTTTCCCCCATCACCGCCAGACCGATCACGCCGATATTTGCTTGCATGTTCACTCCCTCGAAGTGTCCTCTGGCTTCCCGGTACACCGGGCCAGCGAAGGATTGGGTTGGGGGCGGGTTCGAAGACAGGGCGACGGACCCCGGCGAACCCCCCGCTAGCATAGCAGCCCCTCGAGGGGTCCTAGCCCTTGCTCGCAACCTCGTCTAAAGTAACCCAATGCGACTGACCATCGAAAAACTGATTCCCGGCGGCTTGGGCTTGGCCCGCACGCCCGAGGGGGTGGCCCTGGTGCGGGGCGGGTTGCCGGGGGAGGTGGTGGAAGCATCCCTCGAGCGGCGCAAGAACCACTGGGAAGGAGAGGTGAAGGAGGTGCTCGAGCCCCACCCCCAGCGGGAAGGAGGCCCCTGGCCCCCTTCGGTAGACCTTCCCCTGGCCTATGAAGCCCAGCTACCCATCAAGGCCGCTTTCGTGCAGGAGGCACTCGAGCGCATCGCCAAGCTGGAGGCGGGGCTCGAGCCCATCCAGCCCTCGCCCCGGCCCCTGGGCTACCGGGCGGCGGCGCAGTACGCGGTGATGCCGGGTGGGGGGCTGGCCTACCGCTTGCCGGGGACCCACAACCTGCTGCTGCTCGAGCACGACCCCCTGCTGGCCCCACCGTTGGCGCGGGCCTTCGAGCAGGTTAAGCCGCTGCAGTTGGCCTGCCTCGAGCTCGCCCTGCGCGGCAGCCTGCGCGGGGGTAAGGTGCTGCTGGGGTTCATCGGGGGTGACCCCAAGCGCCTGCAGTCGGTGGCCCGTGAGCTGCTGGGCTCGAGTCCGGACATCGTGGGCGTGGTCTGGGCTGAGGACCACCCCGCAGGGCGCTTCCGCGGGCGGGTGCAGGCCCTCGCGGGGGCGGGAACGCTTTTGGAGGACTTCGGGGGCGTGCTCTGTAGCGTCAGCGTGCAGAGCTTTGCCCAGGTGAATCCCGAGGCGGCGGGGCAGATGTACCTCGAGGCCGCCCGGCTCGCGGGTAAAGGGGAAAGAGCCGTAGAACTCTACGCTGGAAGCGGGGTGCTGAGCTTTCACCTAGCGCAGGGTTTTGGGGAGGTGCTGGCGGTGGAGATCAGCAAGGACGCGGTGAGGCGGGGGGAAGCCGACAAGGCCCGGCTGGGAACTGCCAACCTG encodes:
- the rpmG gene encoding 50S ribosomal protein L33, producing MASDVRIKLLLECTECKRRNYATEKNRRNTTGKLELKKFCPWCNKHLPHKEVKV
- the secE gene encoding preprotein translocase subunit SecE, with product MAERTDTPRRPFFQRIVNYFREARAELARVTWPTREEIIQSTQAILLFAFFAMVILGLYDLVFRFLTGLINR
- the nusG gene encoding transcription termination/antitermination protein NusG, encoding MSIEWYAVHTYVGYEDKVKQNLEKRIKALNMQDKIFQVLIPTEEVVEHREGGKKEVVRRKLYPGYVYVQVDLGDEAGEVNEAYEVVRGTPGVTGFVGTATHPVPLSPDEVQHLLEVSGLAGKKETPKPQVSFKEGEVVRVISGPFADFTGVVSEINPERNKVKVLVSIFGRETPVELDFAQVVRS
- the rplK gene encoding 50S ribosomal protein L11 translates to MKKVQAVVKLQLPAGKATPAPPVGPALGQHGANIMEFVKAFNAASANMGDAIVPVEITIYSDRSFTFITKTPPASYLIRKAAGIEKGSQKPGREKVGKITWEQCLAIAKQKMADMNATDLEAAAHQIAGSARSMGLEVVGVPNA
- the rplA gene encoding 50S ribosomal protein L1 is translated as MPKHGKRYRALLEKVDLNKTYTIEEAAALIPQIKSARFDETVEVHIKLGIDAKKSDQNVRSTVALPHGTGRSVRVLAIAKGEKITEAREAGADIAAGEEIIQEILDGRSDFDAVVATPDVMGAVGSKLGRVLGPKGLLPNPKAGTVGFNIGEMVKAIKAGRIEFRNDKTGVVHGPVGKASFTPNQIAENVRAFLKAVEGVKPEGAKGTYLRTVYITTTMGPSIRVNPNS
- the hrpB gene encoding ATP-dependent helicase HrpB, with translation MTDLPIYQALPALREALARHTTVLLQAPPGAGKSTVAPLELLQEPWLARQKILMLEPRRLAARSVAQRMASLLGEEPGQTVGYRVRFESRVSNRTRLEVLTEGILTRQLQRDPTLEGVGLVIFDEFHERSLQADLGLVLTREVQAALREDLRVLLMSATLDGDGLSRLLLAPVVTAQGRQYPVERVYLPRDPEGPISGTVAGAVSRALAAHEGDVLAFLPGVAEIRRTQRLLEERHPEVRVLPLYGDLSLEAQQQALLPDPSGRRKVVLATSIAETSLTIEGVRVVVDSGYSRVPRFDSRSGLTRLETVRLTQDSADQRAGRAGRLGPGVAYRLWSEATHATLQPQRKPEILEADLAPLLLELAGWGVQETSGLGWVTPPPPGALRQARALLEALGALEEGRLTERGRAMLEWPTHPRLAHLLLESQRLGLEALAADVAALLEERDPLPRGAGADLSLRVEALRQWRGKGSSPHRAEAALLARIERLSQQWRRMLGVAADDAPPDPHSVGLLLALAYPDRLARQREGDPHRYRLSAGRGVRLEEGDPLLGSAWLSVAHLDAGSDEGRIFLAAPVHPKDLEPFARETGVVEWNYRAGALVARRERRIGEVTLSSEPLREIPEGKRVEILLEVVRSEGLGLLPWTEQLRQWQARVLSLRRWNGEEWPDVSDEHLLQTLEHWLAPWLGRVSRREDFARLELASILTGLLPWPLPARLDELAPTRLEVPSGSLVRLTYSPDGSPPVLAVKLQELFGLADTPRINAGRTPVMLHLLSPAQRPIQVTQDLRSFWNTTYPEVRKELRGRYNKHPWPEDPWSAKPTHKTKRAQSG
- a CDS encoding Uma2 family endonuclease, encoding MVRPVLKPLSVEEYLETEAQSPFKREYVGGQVYATAGASQQHSLISLNIAVALRRMAEGRPCRVHMAEMKLLIGSPKTSDFEKAFYYPDVMAVCGKPAPHDYYETEPCILVEVLSPSTRGVDLREKVLAYQSIPSLQTYLIVDSETMTVRHFWRDTEGRWQQQDLTGSAEVPLPCLEGTLGFTDIYRGTFA
- the gnd gene encoding decarboxylating NADP(+)-dependent phosphogluconate dehydrogenase, encoding MQANIGVIGLAVMGENLILNMASKGFTVAAYNRTTQKVREFVEGRAAGKSILGAYSLEEFVGMLERPRKVMLMIKAGSAVDATIEQLLPLLEPGDIVIDGGNSHYADTNRRTRYLAERGLLFVGAGVSGGEEGALHGPSIMPGGNPAAWEHVKPIFQAIAAKVADGSPCCDWVGPDGAGHFVKMVHNGIEYGDMQMIAEAYSLLRAVLGFSNAEIAEIFARWNEGELDSYLIEITADILTKKDQETGKDLVDVILDAAGQKGTGKWTSVTALDIGSPSSTIAEAVFARCLSALKDERVAASRIFEGPKAEFHGDRQAFVEQVRQALYASKICSYAQGYQLMRMAAEEFGWELDYGSIALMWREGCIIRARFLENIKGAYDKNPHLQNLLLDDYFARIIQSSQAAWRQVVATAVLHGVWTPAFSSALAYFDGYRSATLPTNLVQAQRDYFGAHTYERTDKPRGQFFHSNWTGRGGKTSSSSYNV
- a CDS encoding class I SAM-dependent RNA methyltransferase, whose translation is MRLTIEKLIPGGLGLARTPEGVALVRGGLPGEVVEASLERRKNHWEGEVKEVLEPHPQREGGPWPPSVDLPLAYEAQLPIKAAFVQEALERIAKLEAGLEPIQPSPRPLGYRAAAQYAVMPGGGLAYRLPGTHNLLLLEHDPLLAPPLARAFEQVKPLQLACLELALRGSLRGGKVLLGFIGGDPKRLQSVARELLGSSPDIVGVVWAEDHPAGRFRGRVQALAGAGTLLEDFGGVLCSVSVQSFAQVNPEAAGQMYLEAARLAGKGERAVELYAGSGVLSFHLAQGFGEVLAVEISKDAVRRGEADKARLGTANLRFHRGDASELAKLGAADLVAVDPPRAGLSPQTLQALLETRPARLLYISCDPATWARDVGRLVRGGYRLRFARPYDFYPYTHHVEVLSLLTLA